GGAAGAACAGCAGCAGGGAGAGCGCATTGATAAGGCACTTTCAAGTGTGCAATCAGAATGGTCGCGCACACAAATTGGGAATTGGATTACAGACGGCATTGTCAAAGTAAATGGCGAGACAGTTAAGGCGAAGTATAAGGTAAAAGCAGGAGATTTGGTTGAAATTGATGTTCCAGAAGCAGAGCCATTAGATGTCATTGCTGAAAACTTAAAACTTGACATTGTTTATGAGGATGCAGACGTTCTTGTGGTGAATAAGCCTAAGGGTATGGTTGTACATCCAGCGCCTGGACATATGACGGGAACACTCGTTAATGGTTTAATGTATCACTGTAAGGATTTATCAGGCATTAACGGTGTTTTGCGCCCAGGCATTGTCCACCGCATTGATAAGGATACATCGGGATTATTAATGGTGGCTAAAAATGATGCAGCTCATGAATCATTAGTCAATCAGCTAGTCAATAAAACTGTAACACGTAAGTATACTGCCCTTGTTCACGGGCATATTGCACATGATAAAGGAACAATTGATGCACCGATTGGACGCGACCAGAAGGATCGTCAAAAGCAAGCAGTTGTAGATAATGGCAAGCATGCCGTAACCCATTTCCAAGTCATTGAACGTTTTGGTGACTATACGCTTGTAGAATGTCGTTTAGAAACAGGACGAACTCATCAAATCCGTGTGCATATGAATTATATTGGCTATCCACTTGTGGGTGATCCAAAATATGGTCCGAAAAAGACAATAGATTTTGGAGGACAAGTTTTACATGCAGGTATTTTAGGCTTCGATCATCCTACGTCAGGTGAATATTTAGAGTTTGAAACACCACCTCCTGCTGATTATGAACAATTATTAAATGAATTAAGAAATAGGCATTGACGTTTAGTAAAAGAAGGTCTATACTAACGAAAGTGAATGAACTACAAAACAAAATATTCACCTTTAATGGCAGTCCAGAGAGGCTGAGAAGGTACATGTGATCGTGTTGCAAATAATTTGTGCTGCAAATTATTCAACATGCCTTTTAAACACGTATTCAACCCTCTCAGGCTATTCGCCTCGAGAGGTTTTTTTATGGACACATGACCAATCAACTAGTAGGGAGGAGGAAACGTATATGGCACAAAATGAGCTAATAGATGGCCCATCCATGGCAAGAGCAGTAACACGTATTGCTCATGAAATTATTGAACGCAATAAAGGGATTGATGAATGTATCTTAGTTGGCATTAAAACGCGAGGTGCTTTTCTTGCAAAACGACTTGCAGAAAGAATTGAAAAAATTGAAGGTAAACCGATTCGTACAGGGGAGCTAGATATCACCTTATATCGAGATGATTTATCAACAAAGCATGCTAACGAACAGGCACATGTTGAACAAGTTGATATTGATTATCTTGTTGTCAATCAAAAGATTATTCTTGTGGATGATGTTTTATATACAGGACGGACTGTACGCGCGGCATTAGATGCAATCATGGATTTAGGGCGACCTGCTCAAATTCAACTAGCCGTCCTTGTTGACAGAGGTCATAGAGAGCTACCAATTAGAGCCGATTATGTTGGTAAAAATGTACCAACATCTGGATCAGAGCGCATTATCGTAAATTTACAAGAAGTAGACGGAGAAGATTGCGTCATTCTTTATAAAGAAGATTAACTACAAAGTGAGGAAACATCATGTCAAATGCAGTATTAGATATTAAGGATAAACCAACAACACTTCAACTAGTGACATTAAGTTTCCAACATATGTTTGCTATGTTTGGTTCAACAATTCTAGTGCCTCAGTTGGTTGGACTTAGCCCAGCAATTGCCCTTTTAACAAGTGGAATTGCCACATTATTCTTCTTATTAATAACGAAATTCCAGGTGCCGGCTTATTTAGGATCATCGTTTGCTTTCATTGCACCGATTATTATTGCCACAAAAGCGGGTAGTGTTGGTAGCGCAATGATAGGCGCAATGGCAGTCGGAATTACGTATGGTATTGTGTCTCTTATCATTTGGAAGAGCGGCTATAAATGGATCATGAAAATATTACCACCAATTGTGGTAGGGCCAGTAATCATGGTTATTGGTCTAGGGTTATCAGGGACAGCGGTTAATATGGCGATGAATGTAGATGGAGAATACAGCTTCTTACATTTCTCGGCTGCATT
This genomic stretch from Lysinibacillus pakistanensis harbors:
- a CDS encoding RluA family pseudouridine synthase gives rise to the protein MTQVAYTMEEQQQGERIDKALSSVQSEWSRTQIGNWITDGIVKVNGETVKAKYKVKAGDLVEIDVPEAEPLDVIAENLKLDIVYEDADVLVVNKPKGMVVHPAPGHMTGTLVNGLMYHCKDLSGINGVLRPGIVHRIDKDTSGLLMVAKNDAAHESLVNQLVNKTVTRKYTALVHGHIAHDKGTIDAPIGRDQKDRQKQAVVDNGKHAVTHFQVIERFGDYTLVECRLETGRTHQIRVHMNYIGYPLVGDPKYGPKKTIDFGGQVLHAGILGFDHPTSGEYLEFETPPPADYEQLLNELRNRH
- the pyrR gene encoding bifunctional pyr operon transcriptional regulator/uracil phosphoribosyltransferase PyrR, whose amino-acid sequence is MAQNELIDGPSMARAVTRIAHEIIERNKGIDECILVGIKTRGAFLAKRLAERIEKIEGKPIRTGELDITLYRDDLSTKHANEQAHVEQVDIDYLVVNQKIILVDDVLYTGRTVRAALDAIMDLGRPAQIQLAVLVDRGHRELPIRADYVGKNVPTSGSERIIVNLQEVDGEDCVILYKED